The Engystomops pustulosus chromosome 1, aEngPut4.maternal, whole genome shotgun sequence genome has a window encoding:
- the HOPX gene encoding homeodomain-only protein, producing MSSHQKETCENEDNGLSKEQIEILEYNFNKVCKHPEQATLMLIAAEAGLTEQETEEWFKARLAKWRRSEGLPSQFGSVMD from the exons ATGAGCTCTCATCAGAAAGAAACCTGTGAAAATGAAGACAATGGCCTGAGCAAGGAGCAGATTGAAATACTTGAATATAATTTTAATAAAGTCTGCAAGCATCCAGAACAAGCTACTCTGATGCTGATAGCAGCTGAAGCTGGACTGACAGAGCAGGAGACAGAG GAATGGTTCAAAGCCCGATTAGCTAAATGGAGAAGATCTGAGGGTCTACCATCACAGTTTGGCTCAGTCATGGATTAG